GTAGTTTAATTGGTAACACGTTTCCATTCAATAGGTTGGAGACTCGAAGGGTCTAAGTCATCATATGATAAATGCAAAACGACTATTGATcttttaaaaaagataattttcACTAATCACACAATAACTTTtgttcacaaaaataatacgGAGCACAgagtaattttattcaaaataataatattttatttattaaaataataaattttattagtaagaaGAATATCTTTTATTAGTACAAAACATTAACTTTTATTcagaaaaattatactagtaatttttattcataaaaatattatttttaatttatagaaatattagtaacttttaaataaaatagtaaattttatttttaagatcaatcatttttaattttataattaaaaaatcacatgaGCTCTTTCAATAgatttgaaattatgaaaaatatctcaataaTTGATCTTATAAGCTAGCgaaataattagtcataacagagataaaattataaagaaatcaaattaaagcaaataattcaaatacaCAGCACACTAGaactatttttgtaaattaacCATTGCttataaattgttaaaatataaattgagttgataaaattatttttgaagtgATCATAAGCTAGCTTATTTTATGACAGAATAGTAGTTTGATTTATAAgcttttttttccaaatactTTGAAAGTATTTTTAAGGTCTTGAACAATTTGTAACTTGttttaacataattataaGAACACTTTCTTAGTCAATTGCACTATTCAATGATCgtcatttattattacttcaaTAGGCAGACTTTGACATGTAAATGATGCATCGCTCAGGTGTAAAATTAgttcattatattttcaaaagcGCACACATAGCTCCATGGATAGGACCTTCTAAATGCATAGTTTccggtatttttttttctctactgACAAGGAAGCTCCAAGTGgcagaaaatttaaatttaaggaCCTGTTCTTGAACAATTTGTAACTTGTTTCAAAATTCTTATAAGAACACTTTCTTAGTCAATTGCACTATTCAATTGATtgtcatttattattacttcaaTACGCAGACTTTGCATCGGAagaagaatttgaaaaaattgggaaaGAAATGGTGCAGAAATGTGGGTATTTGCCATTGGCAATTTGTTTACTCGGTGGggttttgagagagaaaacatCGATTATTGAGTGGGAATCAGTAAATGAGGACATCAAAGCAGCCATATATGGAGATGAAAAGCAGATCGATGGAGTGCTTAATTTAAGCTATGAAAGTCTACCCTATTATTTGAAGCCTTGCTTTCTCTGTATGGGTATTTTCGTTGAGGATGAAATCATACTTACTTGGGATCTATATAAGATGTGGATAGCACAAGGCATGATTTCATATGAGAATATTGGAGACAAGGAAGACTCTTTAATGGACATCGGTGATCTGTACTTAAGTGAGTTAGCCTCCAGGTCCATTCTTCAAgttgaaatttataatgatTATGATGAAGCAAGTAGAAATGCAAAATATAAGAGCTGCAAACTTCATGATGTAGTAAGAGAACTATGTTTGAAATTGGGAAAAAGAGAGGATTTTGGTGCGCTGAGTTTGGAGTATAAAGGTGGGAAACTTAGTACCTTTCTACGGGAAGCATCCTCACATATTAAGATCCGATATTTGGCAATCAATTTCAGAAGTGAAGTCGAGCACGAGCATACAGTGGCTTGTGGAGAAGATACCAGCGAGCATATCAGGTCTGTTCAGTTATCCAATCTCATAGAGTCGAACGTTGTTGAGTTCCGCCCACAAAGTATACTTGATTTTCAGAAATTCAAATTGCTAAGAGAACTAGTTATCGTGAGATTCAAATTTACGGGAGGGAAGTTACCGAAAGGAATCACTAAACTTGTTCACCTTAGATGTTTGCGTTTATATAACTGTGAACTTGATAAGCTACCCTCTTCCATGAGGAATTTGGTATATATGGATACCCTTGATTTAACAGGTTCAGCGAATGTTGTAGTTCCAAATGTTTTTAAGGAGATGTTGCGGTTAAAACACTTGCTTCTTCCTATCTGTGGAGATGAAAACATTAGAAACTATCGACTAAGATTGGATGAGGGAGTATATGAGTTGGAGAGTCTAGCATTCTTTGATAGTAGATGTCATGAACTTAAATGTATGGGCAGAATGAAGAatctcaaaaattttaatggaaGAATACACGATAATGATAGCTTGTCAGCTATCATGAATGGCATTATGAACTGTAAAAAGATAAGCAATTCTTGTTTTTGGATTGAAGAAAGTTGCGACTTAACAAGTGAGGGAATTCTGGAGAAAGCTTTGACATGTCCCAATATTTATGATTTGGTGATTAGGACTAAGTTAGGGAAGGCGCTAACAAAGTGCGGGAATGATTTGTTGAGCTCGAAACTTAAGTGTTTGGTACTGACTGGATCTGAGATTGAGGATGATCCAATGTGGATACTGGGAAAGCTTCCTTGCTTGACAATATTGCAATTCTATTGGGAATCATTTGTTGGGGAGAAATTGACGTGTCCAGCAAACAGTTTTCTTCGCCTGAAGAAGCTAACATTAAGAGGTCTGCCAGAGTTGAGGGAGTGGAGAGTGGAGACCGGAGCCATGCCCCTTCTCTCTAAATTAAGTATAGCAGAGTGTTCTCGTCTGGAGATGATTCCAGAGGGATTGAGTGGCATTTCCACCCTTCGGACTCTTGTAATTAAACAAATGCCAGAATTGGGATTAAGGGTATCACCATCAGGACATGATTTCCACAAAGTCCGCCATGTCCCTTCAATTATCATCAAGGACTAGTCTTCACCCAGGTATCTCATttctcacatttttctttctttagtTTTGATGGTtggcaaaataaaatcataaactctaATCCtgtcattatatttttctttcattcatTAGAATTCATAACAAGAGAGCTGTTCatcccttttattttattttaattttcttttgctGCAGGTTAAATATCCTCCCCTTCTTGCTTCAGTTACGTTGTTGTATTTCTCTGAGTGTTCCTTTTTGTACTCTGTTCTCTGGCAGGCAAATCCTTCCTAGTTACTATGTGTTTGTGCATAAGTGATTGTTTGGAATCTTGGTAATTTGAAGTTGTGTAGCGTTGgttaataagatattttatttgaaatgatgttgtgtttgaattgaaattgatggTTTGTAATAACTCAAATgttgaaattgaagaattcAGTATGTGTTTCCGTTGAATTTGGCTTGTATTGAATTGCTCGATTAATCATGTTTAAAGTCGATCCATTAGGATCATTGAACACTTATACaaggaaatattattttgtggaGTACCAGATTTGATTGAATCTATATCCATAaggatattattttttggatattcttttctttgtttcaaCACCTCTTGGTCAAAATATTCGTCAACCGGCCTTTTGATCGAGGAAGCGTCAATTCAACTTCGTCTTCTATAAAGTTTCTTCAATTTGATTAGTTTGATCATATTGAATCTAGTTTCAGTTTCATACTAATTGCGATCTTCTTACTGAAAAATACATCTGAcatttggagaaaaaataaatcttatGTGACAATTTCTGTTGCCACAACACTTCAGTTAAGCCAATTTCCACTCATCTAAATTGGATTTCGCGTTTGTACTTGAGTGAGGAATCGCTTGCTATTTCTTTGCTCTATCAAGTGACTATATTCCTTCGATAAAGCTGAAATAATTGGTTGTGTTCATTGAACTGTCAACTAAATTCACAAGTTGAGAATACGGTTGTAAATTAGTACTAAATATTCTCATTATATACTACTCTCACCGTctcggctaagatgacacatgtCTTAgttgacacgagattttaggaattgttggttaatatatttaattgaaaagaaaaaatgtgattgTAAGTATTAAATGGTTAGAGGAattgagttgaatatttaattgggaagagaaaaagtggttgttaagtgtattaattggagagagaatttcacaaaatagtaacgtgtcatcttatttgagacaaactaaaaagaaaagtggtaAGTAGGTCTATATTTATCCCTATTGTGATAAGCATACGGTTGTAAATTACAACTAGTGTGGAGAGGATAAGCAAGGATATGCaagaaaacaacataaaaagaaGCATAATCACTGATCCAAATGGAGAGGCGGAAAGCTCGACTGGAAACAACTTGTCAAGAGAGACTTCTCCCTATTTTGAGATGGGAGATTGCTTCGTAGGCATGGAGGATGAGCTGGAGCTGCTTGTTCATCACTTAGGGAAAGACACAAAGGATCGGATTATACAGTGTGGGGAATGGGAGGGCCAGGCAAGACTGCCATTGCCAAGAAGCTCTACAACGAGATGACCGCCTTTGATCTCTCAGATAAAGCATTTCAGCATGGAATGTTGGAATAATTGAGTGAGCAATTACTTAAagctctctatgatgattaaccgagAACGACGGAGAAGGAGCATAAACTGTAAAGCAAAAGCGTACCTTAATCCATAACAAATTGAACGACGGAATTGCTTTGcagcggctatggatcttTCAAACGATCAGAGACGTCCTTCACAATAGtctgccgagagaatacaAAGATATTGAACGTTCTTCTGACGTCTAGGGACCATAAccctagcttatatttatattaaatataaacccctttattttctattcggtccctcatcaaatagaaaatcccATATagtatctacacttatttccataacaaataaataca
This window of the Salvia hispanica cultivar TCC Black 2014 unplaced genomic scaffold, UniMelb_Shisp_WGS_1.0 HiC_scaffold_80, whole genome shotgun sequence genome carries:
- the LOC125200086 gene encoding probable disease resistance protein At1g58602 codes for the protein MAEAVVSIALETIRDLLLEEGRFLAGVGNQVKELQSQLKEMKYFLQDADKRRHESRTISNWISEIRDLVYRSESAIERHAAYQVYSSRRGLTQFVRKYSCILTDCYSLHQLGSEISQITSNIDRISKAMQENGIKRSIVMNPNGEGGSSGGNNKSKKTFPNLEMGDCFVGMEDEVKQLVHHLRKDTEHRVISVWGMGGSGKTAIAKKLYNETADFDLSAWVCITQQCESRSVWEDVLRQLEKKRSVSILNDEPRTRAEIPSLSDSELVERLCEIQREKRCLIVLDDLWELSHWDELKHPFVVQNLQSKILVTTREQKVAEIGLAVKHGLLHVNAALELLKNKAFQHGNIPDFASEEEFEKIGKEMVQKCGYLPLAICLLGGVLREKTSIIEWESVNEDIKAAIYGDEKQIDGVLNLSYESLPYYLKPCFLCMGIFVEDEIILTWDLYKMWIAQGMISYENIGDKEDSLMDIGDLYLSELASRSILQVEIYNDYDEASRNAKYKSCKLHDVVRELCLKLGKREDFGALSLEYKGGKLSTFLREASSHIKIRYLAINFRSEVEHEHTVACGEDTSEHIRSVQLSNLIESNVVEFRPQSILDFQKFKLLRELVIVRFKFTGGKLPKGITKLVHLRCLRLYNCELDKLPSSMRNLVYMDTLDLTGSANVVVPNVFKEMLRLKHLLLPICGDENIRNYRLRLDEGVYELESLAFFDSRCHELKCMGRMKNLKNFNGRIHDNDSLSAIMNGIMNCKKISNSCFWIEESCDLTSEGILEKALTCPNIYDLVIRTKLGKALTKCGNDLLSSKLKCLVLTGSEIEDDPMWILGKLPCLTILQFYWESFVGEKLTCPANSFLRLKKLTLRGLPELREWRVETGAMPLLSKLSIAECSRLEMIPEGLSGISTLRTLVIKQMPELGLRVSPSGHDFHKVRHVPSIIIKD